A genome region from Pseudoalteromonas tetraodonis includes the following:
- a CDS encoding DUF1240 domain-containing protein — protein sequence MKIFKWEKVSESDRNFAFKELCINLLGPIVICILCFALIYTVISEISLLEDVGSSSFIKEKSGKVLLLFFFFPFSLFFLASIQKLLNYKSEYLMAGFVKGLFIALSLFFLLVIPFNLYVESYIKSNGYTYCNWYTQPSVRAPDVWLKNDELCLQDGSVITSDIYDWFEMHNEKRIEPTLNELEVFIQETRAEYNR from the coding sequence ATGAAAATATTTAAATGGGAAAAAGTAAGTGAGAGTGATAGAAACTTCGCTTTTAAAGAATTATGTATAAATTTGTTAGGGCCTATCGTAATTTGCATTCTTTGCTTTGCTCTAATTTATACCGTCATATCAGAAATTAGTTTACTGGAAGATGTTGGGTCTAGTTCTTTTATTAAAGAAAAAAGTGGAAAGGTTCTTTTACTTTTTTTCTTTTTCCCTTTTTCTTTATTTTTTTTAGCTTCTATTCAGAAGTTATTAAATTATAAATCTGAATACTTAATGGCAGGTTTTGTTAAAGGGTTGTTTATTGCATTATCTTTATTTTTTTTGCTAGTAATCCCCTTTAACTTGTATGTAGAGTCATATATAAAAAGCAATGGCTATACTTATTGTAATTGGTATACACAACCTTCAGTTCGTGCCCCTGATGTTTGGTTGAAAAACGATGAGTTATGCTTACAAGATGGTTCTGTAATCACTAGTGATATTTATGATTGGTTTGAAATGCATAATGAAAAAAGAATTGAGCCAACACTTAATGAACTTGAAGTTTTTATACAAGAAACTAGAGCAGAGTATAATCGTTAA
- the glmU gene encoding bifunctional UDP-N-acetylglucosamine diphosphorylase/glucosamine-1-phosphate N-acetyltransferase GlmU, producing the protein MSLTTVILAAGKGTRMRSALPKVLHKVAGKPMVQHVIDNANALGATSTNLVYGHGGELLQQQLADNNVNWVLQAEQLGTGHAVAQANPHINDDDTVLVLYGDVPLTKQSTLERLLAATPKNGLAVLTVNLANPNGYGRMLRVDGKLVGIVEQKDANAEQLLINEVNTGIMAVNGKLLKTWLGNLSNNNAQGEYYLTDIVAMAHSEGVEITSAQPDHPMEVEGANNRVQLAGLERAYQAWQAEELMLNGATLADPARIDVRGDVKTGEDVLIDINVIFEGTVTLGNNVQIGPNCVLKNCSIGDNVVIKANTLIEDASVAAKCTLGPYARLRPGAIMEEDSHIGNFVEMKKTRLGKGSKANHLSYLGDAEIGEKVNIGAGTITCNYDGVNKAKTIIGDNAFIGSNSSLVAPVNIGATATVGAGSVITNTVADDQLAVARGKQRNLDGWKRPVKK; encoded by the coding sequence ATGTCTTTAACAACGGTTATTCTTGCAGCGGGTAAAGGTACTCGTATGCGCTCTGCTCTTCCTAAGGTACTGCATAAAGTGGCAGGTAAACCTATGGTGCAACACGTTATCGATAATGCCAACGCGCTAGGTGCTACATCGACTAACTTAGTTTATGGTCATGGCGGCGAACTATTACAACAACAATTAGCCGATAATAACGTAAATTGGGTACTGCAAGCTGAGCAGCTAGGTACAGGCCACGCAGTGGCACAAGCAAACCCTCATATTAACGACGACGATACCGTACTGGTTTTATACGGTGACGTACCTTTAACTAAGCAATCGACACTTGAACGTTTATTAGCAGCAACACCTAAAAATGGCTTAGCAGTATTAACCGTTAATCTAGCAAACCCAAATGGTTATGGGCGTATGCTACGTGTTGATGGCAAGCTAGTGGGTATTGTTGAACAAAAAGATGCCAATGCAGAGCAGTTACTTATTAACGAAGTAAACACCGGCATTATGGCGGTAAATGGTAAGCTTTTAAAAACATGGTTAGGTAATTTGTCTAACAATAATGCCCAAGGCGAATACTACCTAACAGATATAGTCGCTATGGCGCACAGTGAAGGTGTAGAAATTACATCAGCACAACCAGATCACCCAATGGAAGTTGAAGGTGCAAATAACCGCGTACAACTTGCAGGATTAGAGCGTGCTTATCAAGCATGGCAAGCAGAAGAGCTGATGCTAAATGGTGCAACTCTTGCCGACCCTGCTCGCATAGATGTACGTGGCGACGTTAAAACAGGTGAAGATGTCCTCATAGATATCAACGTTATTTTTGAAGGTACAGTAACCTTAGGTAATAACGTACAAATTGGCCCTAACTGCGTACTTAAAAACTGTAGCATCGGCGATAATGTTGTTATTAAAGCCAATACATTGATTGAAGATGCATCAGTTGCGGCTAAATGTACACTCGGTCCATACGCCCGCCTTCGCCCAGGTGCAATAATGGAAGAAGACTCTCACATTGGCAACTTTGTCGAAATGAAAAAAACCCGTTTAGGTAAAGGCTCTAAAGCAAACCACTTAAGTTACTTAGGTGATGCTGAAATTGGCGAGAAAGTGAATATTGGCGCAGGCACGATTACCTGTAACTACGATGGTGTGAATAAAGCGAAAACCATTATTGGCGATAATGCCTTTATTGGCTCTAACTCATCACTGGTTGCTCCTGTAAATATTGGTGCTACAGCAACTGTAGGTGCAGGTTCTGTTATTACCAATACCGTCGCGGATGATCAGTTAGCCGTAGCACGTGGCAAGCAACGCAATTTAGATGGTTGGAAACGCCCAGTTAAAAAATAG
- a CDS encoding F0F1 ATP synthase subunit epsilon: MAAMTVHLDVVSAEEKLFSGLVESIQVSGSEGELGVNAGHAPLLTALKPGMVRLVKQFGEEELIYIAGGTLEVQPNIVTVLADTAVRGEDLDEKAAEQAKRDAEAQMAKGASAELDYNQAAMQLAEAIAQLRIIQQLRKK; encoded by the coding sequence ATGGCAGCTATGACTGTACATCTTGATGTAGTAAGTGCTGAAGAGAAATTATTTTCTGGTTTAGTAGAATCTATTCAAGTATCTGGTAGTGAAGGTGAGTTAGGTGTTAACGCCGGTCACGCCCCACTACTAACTGCCCTTAAACCTGGTATGGTACGTTTAGTTAAGCAATTTGGTGAAGAAGAACTCATCTATATTGCTGGCGGTACACTAGAAGTTCAACCGAACATAGTGACCGTACTTGCTGATACAGCTGTTCGTGGTGAAGACCTGGACGAGAAAGCTGCAGAGCAAGCTAAGCGTGACGCTGAAGCCCAAATGGCAAAAGGCGCATCTGCTGAACTTGATTACAATCAAGCAGCAATGCAACTAGCTGAAGCAATTGCTCAGCTACGCATTATTCAGCAATTACGTAAAAAGTAA